TAGGCATGATAGTAGTaaaataacattgtaatatTTCCATTTCCTAATGAAAATGTAGTTGGTTTTTGTCTAGCACTTACCAAGTGTAACATGTTACCATTACAACTTGATAAAAATAGTTTTCTGCAAAAGCAAAGGAGACATTTTATTATTAACTGGGTAGTTCTCTTAGCACAGGATGTACCGAGAGAAAAAAATGTTACAGAAATATACACAAATTCAGTACTTACGTCGCATATTCATGTGTCTAGCCATAAACGTCAAATGAAAAACGAGACCACTCCGTAGTTGAACATTATGTGTCAAAACTCAGCAAACAGAACATCTTGATATGTCCTGGTAGTAGAGCCTCACCAACCTTCCAGTTTCACAATCACGACCACTccagcatatatatatataacatagtTTCTAAGTGATTTTGACTTTATAACTCCTGAATTTTAGCCCTCAGTTTCATCCTAAAATTCCCAGACAACAACATTGTTGTATTATACCTTTTGAATATCACACCGGCACCTAAAATTTTTCCCTCCACATTCTTTAGTATGAAAGATCCTCTTATTTCTTGCTTTCCAAGTTTGCCATACACATGCAAACCAAACAATTATCACCCGTTCTCAATTTGAGAATACTGCTTGCACACCCAAATACGTCAGAATTTCCCCACATTCAGAGAAGACATGCCTCATAGACTCTTCCTTTACACACCCTATCACACATTGTCCCCCCTCCTCTTCCTTCAAAACTCCAACCCCTTTTGAGTAAATTATATTGAATCAACCTCCACACAAACAATATTGAGAATAATAGCATTAAATAGGATATAATTAGTTagattttgcttatattttttttggactaaataaaaggtattcattcattcaaattgataagagtacttcgatgcaatacaaattcaaaattgttaaaaacaaaaaggatgaatctgcaaacaaactcacaacatccgtgttaatagcataaaatggcatattgcataagcctatatatttgactatattgaagtttccggaatattcatgcctccggatctgtagcgttgatgacaccaaagtcattgattggatctgcactAAATCAACcttaatccttcaacctgaaacaaattaacaccgtaccaagacgaGATGACAATACTCTGCACTAAGATGggatactccgcactaagatgggaaaatcaaaacaaagaatgacgaaatcacaaaaacaaacaaaagaaatactAAATACATGTggaaatcacacttatttaattaaaatagaaagaaaaacaatttggaggggtgattttaggtctaAATTGACCCTAAATCACCCCTCTCTAGTAGatcaagaagaagagaaaaagtgGTGACGACTAGGATTAGAGGAGGAGGAGAAAGAACTTATcttgttttttgcttatatttaagaccatcaaataagacacattttttgcttatatttaaaatcataatagtttgtgtaaaaaaaaactatagacTATGCAAATGAACAACTTTAGCTTAATGAATTAGTGTCAGTTAGTTACGAATTAATTAGTGATAGAATATGGAAACATTTGATAGATAGAATATGGAAATATCTTTGTACATGAatgcatatattttatattaggcTAGTAAATATTCCTAGTATGATTTACAGCCTTGAAAGGTGTTGATTCATTTGTATATAACTATTCTGATATGAATGAAATACTCACGGAATCAAATTCCTTTATGGTATCAGCAGACCGAGGGAAAACTCTCATCTTCTCTTAGGGTGCGTTTGGCCctacttttttttggtttaaaagtcactttaaacttaaagttgaaaataagaaattttaagttaaagttgaagttgtttggtattctttatttttttcaacttaattagTACTTTTAAGTTACAATCTGTTTGGtgaaatatttctatattttttttgacactgaaatacaaatttatcataaataaCATGAAATTCAAAGAGTTTAAGAAATAATtcataactaaaaaaaaaatcatcacaatcttattgtaaaaaaaaaatcatcacaatCTTAAACGATCTTGTTTTCCAACAATCTAGTGGCTATTTGATTTCTAGCTCTATCCATATAGTTCCCATCTTGTACTCTTCTAAGATTGTGTGAACTCATATCTTCATTAGTATTTCTTTCGCTCCGGTATATACCCACGGTTTTGATCACACTTGTTAAATTCCACATCTTCAACACCACATATTCGAATGAAGTTATGGAGCGCTGTTTCATGCAATTTGCTTGCTATTTGTTCTACTCTTACTGATCTAGGCATGACTTACAACTATTATTAATTCAATCATATCTCTTTGCATttgaaaaaaatgcaaatatatagtaaagaaaataaataaattttacaagatAGATAATAGGTGATAAAGaacaaatagacaaaaaaaatttaatagaaaCTAAGGAATAAGAAAGCAAAAACTGAATGATGTATATCTCAAATAAATGGCAtaaagtaaaaaacaaaactaaaacaaaatggTATGAATTAAACAaatcaaaaagaaaatcatacCTGCTGCAACTATGCAAGTGTCAGGCGGCGTTAGGGTTTTGGCATGTGGTGTAAGCAaagcataataataatatatagcaGTCAGAACATTGTAAAAAGGGCAAACAATTGTAGTGGGAACTattgactaaaataaaataaaagcgGGAATTGTGCgtttttttacggtaaaaagCGGGAACAGtgcagaaaaaataaaataaaatataaattggcATACACGGGAATCGATGGGCAGACCTCTAGAGTGAATCATCCGTATAAGTTGGTTTTAAgttggttttttcttcttttttattaagtcacttatattatattttcttcacaaaaaaaaagatactttttattttaagaactttttcaaaattatgttTGGCCCTACTTCCACTTAAAAGAAATAgtaaagtagaaaataagtgaGGCCAAACACTACCTTAGCCTTCAAACACCTTTCCTGCATTTCTCCTTGCCTCTCGTGCAGCTATGACAAGCTCCACCAGCCCTACCCTCTCTTCACCCAATTCTGGCTCCTCATCTCTCTCGCCAACCGCCAAACATTCATTCCATCCGGCTCTCGCCGTATCCAACATCAAGAACCATATCTCGATCGTTCTTGAAATGGACAAAGATCTATATGGAACATGGGCTGAACTTTTCAAAATTCATGCTCGATCTCATAAGGTCATTCATCATATCATTCCACCGGAAAACGGCAACAAGAAGCCTGAAACCGATGAGGAAAAAGAAACGTGGTTGACTCTTGATGCCACTGTTCTTCAGTGGATTTACTCCACTATTTCAACCGACCTTCTCACCACCATTCTGGAACCCGACTCTACCGCTAAGAAGGCATGGGATAGGCTACGAAACATCTTCCAAGACAACCAGAACTCTCGTGCGATTGCACTTGAACAAGAATTTTCTATCACCCGATTGGAAGACTTTCCAAATGTTTCAGCCTATTGTCAACGACTGAAAATGCTTTCAGATCAATTAAAAAATGTAGGTGCACCTGTTTCCGAACACCGAATTGTCCTTCAAATGGTGTCTGGCCTCACTGATGCATACCGAGGCGTAGGAACAGTCATTCGACAAAGCCGTCAGCTTCCTGATTTCTACCAAGCCCGCTCTATGCTCATTTTGGAAGAGACCGGCTTGATCAAAATGACAGCAACAGGATCGAATTCTGCCATGATTGCAGCACCATCCAACGGTGTTGATGAGAACTCATCGTACTCCCAACAATTTTTCCCAAAATCGCGGCGAAAAGAAAGGGGGCAATCGCggtaacaacaacaacaacaaaaaccgAAACAACAGTTCTGGCGGAAGACGCGGCGGTGGACGCGATGGCGGACGCGGCAGTGGTGGTCGTGGAAACGGTGGCCGCCGGTACGGTGGTCAGCAGCACCAGTTCGGTGGTGGACATGGATATCAATATCCTTCACCTTGGCAACAAAATAATACGTATGGTTGGGGGTGGATGCCACAACCTTGGGCTATCCCTCCTTGCCCATATCCATCTTCAAATTGGGCTCAACCAAATGGGCCATCAAAACAGCCAGGAATTTTAGGACAACGTCCACAAGCTTATGCTACCAGCACCCCCTCCTATGCACCTACAGACATAGAAATAGCAATGCATACTATGTCATTGAACGTTCCTGACAACAATTGGTATATGGACACTGGAGCAACGTCTCACATGACGGCATCTCAAGGTACTCTCTCGTCTTATTTTAATATGAGCAATTTAAATCATAATATTACTGTTGGTAGTGGACAAGAAATTCCAATTTGCGGTTTCGGTCAAAAATCCTTTTCCCCACCCCATCCACCCTTACATTTAAAAAATGTCCTACATGCACCAAAACTCATCAAAAATTTAATATCTGTGCGTCGTCTCACAACCGACAATAATGTTTCCATTGAATTTGATCCTTTTGGGTTTTCTGTGAAGGATTTTCAGACAGGAATGCCACTAATGAGATGTGATAGCACCGGGGATCTCTATCCTATCACAAATAATATTTCTCAAGCCACCCATCCATCCAGTTTTGCAGCTATTACTCCAAGTTTATGGCACAATAGATTGGGACACCCAGGCCCATCTATTTTACATTATCTTAGcaagaataaatttatttgctGTAAACATTTATCCTCTTCTATTGTTTGCAAGTCTTGTATTTTTGGGAAACATGTTAAATTGCCATTTTATGCTTCATCTTCTAATACTTTAATGCCTTTTGATATTATGCATAGTGATTTATGGACCTCTCCTGTTTTAAGCACTGCAGGGCATAAATATTATATTCTCTTCTTAGATGATTATTCTAATTTCTTGTGGACTTTTCCAATTAGCAAAAAGTCCCAAGTACATACTCGATTTTTTCATCTCTTAGTGCTCTTATTAAGACACAATTTGAAAAGAATATTAAGTGTTTTCAATGTGACAATGGGAGGGAATTTGATAATGagtctttcaaaaaaatttgcGACACAAATGGTCTAATTTTTCGGTTCTCATGTCCTCACACTTCTCCACAAAATGGAAAAGCCGAACGAAAAATACGAACCATTAATAACATTATTCGTACCCTTCTTGCCCATGCTTCCATGCCCTCGTCATTTTGGCATCATGCTTTAGAAATGACAACTTATCTTCTAAACATTCTCCCAAACAAAATACTTCACCACAAATCCCCTACTCAAATTCTTTATCACCGGGACCCCACTTATGCACATTTACGAGTTTTTGGTTGTTTATGTTACCCTCTCGTCCCCTCCACTACCATCAACAAATTACAACCTCGCTCTACCCCCTGTGTGTTTTTAGGTTATCCCCCAAATCATAGAGGATATAAATGTTATGATTTGTCATCTCGCAAAATAACCATATCAAGACATGTCCTTTTCGATGAATCCCAGTTTCCTTTTGCCACACTACATTCACCCACCCCTACTACCTATGATTTCCTAAATGATGATCTACATCCAAATCTAATACATCATTGGCAAAACCAAATGTTAGACCCACACTTACCAGCCCCACCTGTTGTAGTTCGCTCCCCTACCCCTTCACTCCAACCTAACTCTCCCGAAATACAGCTTCCCCCCCTCACCATCCACCAGACTTACCATCACTCAACCAACACCAACCTCAACCTACACAAACACCCGCACGTACCATGACAACTAGAAGCATGCATGGCATTGTAAAACCAAAACGTCTGTTCAATCTAGCTTCCACAATTACCCACCCAATCCCCTCGCCTCTTCCTACAAATCCAAAACTAGCCTTGTCCGACCCGAATTGGAAATCTGATATGCAAGAGGAATACGATGCTCTTATTAAAAATCAGACGTGGGATTTA
This portion of the Trifolium pratense cultivar HEN17-A07 linkage group LG3, ARS_RC_1.1, whole genome shotgun sequence genome encodes:
- the LOC123916832 gene encoding uncharacterized protein LOC123916832; this encodes MTSSTSPTLSSPNSGSSSLSPTAKHSFHPALAVSNIKNHISIVLEMDKDLYGTWAELFKIHARSHKVIHHIIPPENGNKKPETDEEKETWLTLDATVLQWIYSTISTDLLTTILEPDSTAKKAWDRLRNIFQDNQNSRAIALEQEFSITRLEDFPNVSAYCQRLKMLSDQLKNVGAPVSEHRIVLQMVSGLTDAYRGVGTVIRQSRQLPDFYQARSMLILEETGLIKMTATGSNSAMIAAPSNGVDENSSYSQQFFPKSRRKERGQSR